ataaaataaaattttattagtcacatgtgccgtatataacaggtgaaatgcttacttacgagcccctaaccaacaatgcagttaaaaaaatatgaataagaaataaagagtaacaagtaattaaagagcagcagtaaaataacaatagcgagactatatacaggggggaaccggtacagagtcaatgtgcgggggcaccggttagtcgaggtaattgaggtaatgtaacgactgtcttcgggtgaaagagaggaggaccaagatgcagcgtgaatatttacatttaagtcatttagcagacgctcttatccagagcgactacaaattggaaagttcatacatattcatcctggtccccccgtggggaatgaacccacaaccctggcgttgcaagcgccatgctctaccaactgagccacacgggaccaggatGAGCCACACGGGAATATCATCCATATTTAATGGGAAATACTTAAacaccgaacaaaacaacaaaccgacaaaaAGGAACGAAGACGatacagtcccgtaacgtgaacactAAACACTGGTACactggaacaggaacaatcacccacaaacaaacagtgaaaacaggctaccttaatatggttcccaatcagagacaatgacaaacacctgcctctgattgagaaccatattaggccaaacaacaaacccaacatagaaacacaaaacatagaatgcccacctagctcacatcctgaccaactaaacaaagactaaacaaaggaaataaggtcaggaacgtgacactatgtTGTTATCTTAGgtatctctttatgtagtgttgtggtgtctctctggtcgtgatgtgtgttctgccctatatttttatttcattttttactttaatcccagccccctgtccccgcaggaggccttttggtaggctgtcattgtaagtaagaatttgttcttaactgacttgcctagttaaactaTCCTCCCCAGCTTTATGAGACGGCCAACAAGTACCACTTCTACCACAGCATAGCTCTGCTGGGTGCCTCTCGCTGTAGGAAACCTGCTGTGGTATGTACTGTATGCTACCCTCCCATCATTATAATAATATAATTCAATAGAACACTATATTTTTGTCATAGAAAACACATCTCTATGGTTTATTCTAATCCTCCGTCTGCATGTATTCtctgttttgttttgtatttgcgaTTTGTGGACCAAGGACATGTCTTTTCAGATACTGTATGACACATTTTGAATGCTGTTTGTGCCAAAAACTGTACATATGGGTCTTGATAATAAGCAGAGAAGCACACACTCActttccctgtcttctctctgcagGCCGGCACCCTCCTGGTATTGGGCACAGGGGCGTTCTGTGGGTCCTTGTACCACCAGGCCCTGACGGAGGACCCTGTGCTGAGGAAATTGGCTCCTTACGGGGGCATGTTCCTGatcgctggctggctggctatagcTATCTGAACTGACCTTTAACCTCTGGCCCTTGAACCTTTGACCCCTACTGGTGCAGGATGACCTTGGTATGGGACACAAACTGACTGTTAAGTTCAGAGGCCAGAGAAGTGGAAATGTCATGATAGGTGGATGGAGGGAAGGGGCGTTGGTAAAATGTCACTTATCTAAACCCTCCTCTTTTTCTGTGGGTGTTAAGGGAAGATAAGGTTGTGAGGGAACAGTTTTTATTCTTCCGTCATCACAGGCTGCGACGTACCCTGTGACTTaaatttgtgtgtttgtgtgtttgagtTCGAATTGATCCAAAATACAAATGTATATTTATCCTTTATCACAAATAAACACGTTGAAAAGAGTTGATGACCACCTTTTCATCCCTCCCTTCTGAAGCTTTCTGAAACCTCTCTCCGTTTCAACCatattgcgctctctctctctctctctctaattaattaatgctttattggcatgaatggGTGGTTGCCACTGTTACCAAAACAATGTATATGAAGTATTACATAAACGAAGATGTTtgagcaacaataataatatatattaacAAAAACAATTAATTTAAATCTACAAGGGCTCATGTGTTTGACATTTGCGGGAGCTATATTCTCTCTTTTAGTATAACAGGCTAGGACATAATCTGCAGCAAGATCTACCGTCTCTACATTTTCTCCTAACAAAATGCAGATTTTCTTCTCAACAGGCAGTTCAAAAATTATTTCTTTAAATTTCAGGAGTTAAATACCTTTTGGGCAGTGGGGTAGGAAATGCTGCTCATTCTCTAGTTCACCGGACCCACAGTGCTTACATAGTCTTGGTCTGtagtcactgagtctgtacattgttAATGTCTTCCTTGGTTTGATTTCTTTGATTTTGACAAGGTGTGGTGCTACTTTGATATCTATTTATCATTTGGTAACATTGAAGTTACCAAATTGCAGTCCTCTCTTCTGAGGGACCTGAGTTCCTATCACGTTGGGCCTAGTATCAAGGTGTGTGGCAATAATAAACGATGTGGTCTGTAAGCAGCCGGCATGTGAAAATGTATTTGTGGGCCTATAGAAAAAAATGGAAAAATATGCACATTCACCATGTCAGGTGCAGGACAGAAGAACGTATCAAAGAGAAAGGGAATGTACACAACTCTGGTATGCTCCCATGGTGATTTAATCAGACGCACAATGAACACAACGTTTCGATCCGAGTTTGATCTTCATCAGGTCATACATACACCACTGTGAAACATACATACTTAAGTAACCTCTAGAGGCATATATATCTGGTCAgttgaatacatacagtacattcgggaaagtattcagacccctttaccttttccacattttgttacgctatattctaaaattgattaaattgctcaatctacacacaatacgccataatgacagagcaaaaacaggtttttagaattttttgcaaatgtataaaataaaataaactgaaatcacattttaattaagtaatacatttttcttcaatgaagtagctatcagcaaagtcagtggtaGTAGGGGGGGGGGAAGTTGAGTGAGATGTCTGCCAAGCACGCAGAGAATTCAGTTCATTTTTCGCTGTTAGGGGGTTCTGCGTGCCCTGGGCATTACtgaatcaaatctagaatcaaaTCTGAATCAAACTAGTCAAAAGATTTGTTCATTTTACTGAACGAGTTGAAAAGATCAGTCAGTAAAAAAAGCAGAACTGCCCATCACTAATATAAAATTCCCAGAACCGGGTATTCAGAACACATGCCCATTGATTTTGGTATAATGTTTGAGCAGAGGATCACAGAactagccatggcaaaatgcataaaATTGCAGTAACtttgctttaaaacggcaaaatTGTCTTTCAGCTCAATGAAagaatttgtagaattgcagaaaatgtgctttacaacagcaacattttctttacACTGCCAATATGCCTTTAGCTACCGTCTAGCTAGCTAATAGActatgttagagtttacacttcctcttccaatgaAGTAAGGGGAGGTCAAAACAATGTCTACCAAATCtcttcattttaaaatgttgattacttcaTTCTTCTTGCCATTATCATTCCCCTGATAAGACAAGACATGACTTAGATGTTTTGCTaatatatggtcgccggctcgcCTGGACAGGGGTCCCTGGGCAATAAAGGTTTGAAAACCCCTGACCCAGAGCTCAAGCTCTCACAGCATCTCCAACGGTCGAGCCTCCGagcgggaggagaggaaaaggtcTGTGCTATCATTGGATCCTTCGGACATCCCTACCCtattgaagttgaaatgtaaaatggttaagGGTTTAGGTTTAGGCTAGGAActtcccaaggatcccagatagcactgACGACAGAAAAGGCAGAGGTCTTATGCCAGTTGAACCCAGAAGCAAATCCAACACCGTCCTAACGGTGGTCGGGGATGCAACAATGTAACTAAATTAGTCTGTGGAAGAATGAGCTAAAAGTAACCTGGGGGTTACATACACTTCCCACAAAATAGACTTGGTGTTCCGACAAGTCCCAACATCTTTGACCTCAAATGCATGCAATACATTAATACATACACAGCATCGTCAATGTGTCATAGCTTGCTTTGACatcataaaaataaatacaagtctttctctcctctctctcttgctctctctcgctttaGCTGGGGATATGTTCGTTCCAACCAACAAAGCATTCGGGAAAATATTCAGAACCCTtccctttttcaacattttgttacgttattttattctaaaatggattaaataaaatcatcaatctacacacaataccccataatgacaaagtgaaaacaggtttttagaaaatttagcagaattaataaaataaatacaaaaattccttatttacataagcattcagaccctttgctgtgagacccgaaattgagcgcaggtgcatcctgtttccattgataatccttgagatatttctacaacttgattggagtccacctggggtaaattcaattgattggacatgatttggaaaggcacacacctgctacataaggtcccacagttgacagtgcatgtcagagcaaaaaacaagccatgaggacgaaggaattgtccatagagctccaagtcaggattgtgtcgaggcacagatctggggaagggaatcaaaacattttctgcagcattgaaggtccccaagaacacagtggccagacggaagccactcctcagtaaaaggcacataacagcccgcttagagtttgccaaaaggcacctaaaggactctcagaccatgagaaacaagattatttggtgtgatgaaaccaagattgaactctttggcctgaatgccaagcatccctacggtgaattatggtggtggcagcatcctgctgttgggatgtttttcagcggcagggcgtgggagactagccaggattgagggaaagattaaaAGAGCAAAGCATAGAGAGATtcttgattaaaacctgctccagagtgctcaggacctcagactggggtgaaggttcaccttccaacaggacaacaactctaagcacacagccaagacaacacaggaggggctttgagacaagtctctgaatgtccatgaatggcccagtcagagcccgatcaaacatctctggagagacctgaaaatagctgtgcagcgacgctccccatccacctgacaaagcttgagaggatctgcagagaagaatggaagaaactccccaaatacagctgtgccaagcttgtagcgtcatacccaagaagacttaaggctgtaatcgctgacaaaggtgattcaacaaagttctgagtaaagggtctgaatacttatgtaaatgtaatattaaaaTTTGCCCAAAAAATctcaacttgtttttgctttgtcattatgggttattttgtgtagattgaggagtaAAACATACAATTGAATCaatcttagaataaggctgtaacgtaacaaaatgtttctgaataTTTTTTCCAAATGCACTCTATATGTATTCAAATTGAAAGTGAAAGTGCTAATGCCTTCCGGTGTCCTGACTGTAGGCTaggctttgtgtgtgtttgtgtgtctaggCCGTCTGCGCAGGGACCTTTGAAATTGCTTACAATCTCCAAGTCAATTTGCAGGGGCGGCTCGAGCCTGTAAGCCAGCCGACTGACTCTGACTGCATTGAAATCagcagaaatcttattgactaaatcATGTCCCAATTAACTCTGATCACAACTCAAACGCTCATTAGAAGGCCTATTAATGGGCAATGGGCAAGTCGGGGTCAGGCTATCAGACTGTGATTTGTAATCTCTGGAATGGAAACTTGGCGGCTACATGAGTTGCTGAATTTGGGCTCCTGAGACTATATaaggagaggagtgaggaaatatacgtggtgttttggTGTGGGAGACAGGCTTGAGGCACATAAAAGCACCGTCCTGCTGCAAATTGAAGTGAAATTGAAGTGAAATATGCTGACAGAAGAGAGAATTCTGCAGATTCATGATGTATTCAGTTGTTAGACACCCCACCCAACAGTGCTGGGACTCCCctgcccgacacacacacacaaccacacacgctGGGACTCTCCTCCCAGACAGTCAGTCATTAGTGAAAGCAGCACAGCATCCCCTCGTTTAGAATCCATAGACCTGATCACAACATTCTGCTCCACCAGGCTGTATTaaaagtatctctctctctttctctctctgactgtccctctctttctctcttaggGGCTATTCTTCACTCTTgttctctcatctctttctctatcccccATCTTTGTTTTTGCAGGCCAAAATAATAAATGGATAATGATGATTCACTATGTGAGCTTACAACCCCTCAGCATTGAGGTTGTCTGCCATTCTTTCTGTGTGTCCTTGCTTCGGGTTGTATTATCCTAAGTTGTGTGAGTCCCAGGCGCAGACTGTAAAACAGGTTATCTCAAGAGAGTTTCGCCTCACAAGTCTCTACATCTCTTATTTTgtcatactgtgtttgtttttttttactgtagaaattcctttccttcctcctctctcacaccacCAGACTGGGTGGTTAGATAATTACCGCAGTacgaggctgtgtcccaaattgcaccatattccttacatagtgcactactttccacCAGGACCcaaatggctctggtcaaaagtagtgcactatttagggaatagagtgccatttgggatggaagcCAAGCTTGTTTTGGGAGCGCTCTGCAGCCAATTGATTTCTTGGTTGTGGTCAGGATGAGCGTGAAGCTTGGCTGGTGAAAGACAATCCCTCACACAAATACAGTCTGTCTGGAGTCTGGATGGTGGTAGgactgggaggagagaggactagctgactgactgggtggGAGGATGTGCTTCTCACAATATTTTCCTCGGAATAAAAGCATGAAATAAATCTCCACGCCTATGAAACCTGACATGATTACCCaaagcctctctgtctctctctccgtctctctctaatacattgaacacacactcacacactagcTCGCTCTCTTATACTATTGAGAGAGCACAGCAGCAACAAATCCTCTCTCTGAAGCATCAATCAGCAGACCAGTAGCCCACACATTGAAGCGGAATTAAATGTAATGTATTTTCAGAGCTCTCACACCGCCTGCTCCCTCCTAACATTCGACCCTTATATGACGGTCAGCACTATCACACTTCAGGTAGATCATCATCCCGTCACTTCAATGGGCAGTGAGCCTCCGCTGTTAACACAGTGCACTAATGttgcccagagccctatggtaattcactttatagggaatagcatgccatttgggacgcagcttaCTTCCCTTCCTCTATTTCCCTCCGTTTCACTGCAAATGGGGCTTTGATTCCATACAGAGAAGGCACGATGCATGCATTAGTAAGGCCAAGGTAAGGATATGAAAATTCATATGAAGAGTTACCCAGCAACCACCCAATAATTGCTACCTCTGAGGGAATCATTGAGGTTGGAGAGTAATGTTGACAAAAAAATAGGCCACATTCACACAGAAATGTGTCATAAATAAACTGTGCTTTAATACCTATACGTGGTGTCTtcttgctcttctctctctctctctctctctctctctctctctctctctgtgtctctgtatctctcgatctttctctctctctgtctttctctctctgtatctctctacctccttccacCACTTATCTCACTTTGTCTTTGATAAATTTGCTGATGGATAGAAGAATTGAAGAAGTGGTTCAACAGATTCCAACTCCTGGCTGGCTCTCTGTACTAGGTCCTCTCTCGGGTCTCCCTATCATTACCTCCACTAGGCCAATTATTTGCACTGTCAGCCTGTCTCTGATATGGCTTCAAAGGGGGAGGTATTTCAAGGTGACACCAGTGAAGAGGGGCTgatatgggagggggggggggctggcaaTGGTTTGAAGATCTTTTGATCACTTCGCGAATCGCTCCCCTCCTGAAGAAAAGGGGCAAGGGAGGAAAGGATAGAGGTGTCAGAGGCAGAGCAGCTCGTTCTGCAGTGGAGCCTGTGTTGTCACTTTGTCTACTAAAAGCAGAGGGCTGGCTCAGGCTCCATCTCGCCCCCTTGTTCTGCAGAGGAGTTTAGAAGATGCAAGCAAAAGCTTCATAATCATGATTGACACAATGTTCTGTTGGGAAAAAAATAATTAAATTGTAAGCTAATAGTAGGCCTAATTCAGGGATGGCCAACTGGCAACTTCCTTTTGAAGGACCTAGGatcagggtctcaacttactgttgcgaGTTAGAATACTGGAATAGATGAGGTGCAATttagaaatgtggttgtgcatcagcagtttttctcttgttatgtcagtcactgatagtcaatCAATTAGCCTATGTCAGCTAAAAACTTTTAGACTGCTAAATTCGTTTAGTGGCCAGCTATCTAAGTTTGTtatcatggtcaaattactgtCCGGGGGGCccgcattgattttgttagtcagtttcactcagttatcatattaaacactgcaaacatttctctccaccctatggcaaaatgtgtaaaattgcagtAAATTAGCTATTTAACAGCTCATTTTCCTCTCCGTgccatagattttttttttttttagaatgtCCTGAAATGTGTTctaaaattgctaaatcttctctccaccccatggcaatatgtgtagaatcgcagcaaacttgctttaaaactgcatcattttctctacaccccatggcaaaatgtgtagaattgcaggaaatgaactcTAAAACATtgtttattgaacctttattttgacagggaagtCATACTGAGACTAGAGTATCTTTTACAGATAAGGCCTGCATAAATACACCAAACACATAAAAtatacaacaatacaaaacatatgaAGAAAAACAGACACGTTTATCATCATGGAGGTCTCCGATCATTACTCTGAACTAACCAAGGGGGACCAGAACATCTCATTTCAGAGAGCTCTGTAGGTTGTTCCTCATAAAAGGCACAAAAAAAGAATAGTTTGGTCATTTGTAAATCTAAATTTAATTAATGATGATAGATACATAGGACGTTTCTGCATGAGTGCTTTGTAGAGTTATATACAAAGAGGCCCAAGCCACTTTTTGATACAAAACACATTGGTGGGTTCTATAACCATCACCAGTATTAAACCTAAGGGCAACGTGTAGATGCTGCTACATTCATATAGATTATATCCCCATAATCTAAAATAGACATAAAAGTGGCCTGGACAATTTCCTTCCTATTAAAAGGATTGGACCTTTTTTCAAAATTTTTGccaaaaatgacatacccaaatctaaatgcctgtagctcaggacctgaaacaaggatatgcatattcttgataccatttgaaaggaaacagtttgaagtttgtgtaaatgtgaaataaatgcaGAAGAATATGACACATtacatctggtaaaagataatacaaagaaaaaaacatgcgtttccctttttttaaatatatatttttcatcatctttgaaatgcaagagaaaggccattataTCGCGTAGGAGTCTacgtgcaatttagattttggccactagatggcagcagtgtatgtgcaacgttttagactgatccaatgaaccattgcattagtgttcaaaatgttgtctcaagtctgcccaaatgtccCGACTTGGTCAATTTATATATTTTCAATCACATAACCATAGAGAACATAAaaaaatgatatggtaataaaaaatgtaagtttacactcccaggaatgtcataaaagacagaaaagacactaaccttcacacatctagatgggggGCAAACACAGCAGGGgatcaaactgtagaacccagttcctacattgaatatgaaaattgattttatcaaacaaaattgtgctcaattttatctctgggaccctcaggaagacaaatcagagcaagattactgaatgtaagtacattatttaccttcagaggtgaatgtatcaaaccagttgccgtgagaAAAGTTTTTTGTTATTGTGCACTctcttcaaacaatagcatggtattttttcattgtaatagctactgtaaattggacagcgcagttagattaacaagaatttaagctttctgcccatataagacatgtctaagtcctgggaaatgttcttgttacttacaacgtcatgctaatcacattagctcaaccgtctcacgggggggacaccgatcccgtagaggttaacaAAAGTCAGACATGCTTTGTTTATgtaaacacagacactggacagagatatggctttttctttacaactctgccaagaggccagcatcctggagtcgcctcttcactgttgacgttgagattggtgttttgtggtttctatttcatgaagctgccagttgaggacttgtgaggtgtctgtttctcaaactagacactctaatgtacttgtcctcttgctcagttgtgcactggggcctcccactactCTTTCTAATCTGGTTAGAGACACTTTGTGCTgtcctgtgaagggagtagtacacagcgctgtatgagatcttcaatttcttggcaattttctatggaatagccttcatttctcagaacaagaatggactgatgagtttcagaagaaagttctttgtttctggccattttgagcctgtaatcgaacccacaaatgctgatgctccagatattcaactagtcgaaagaaggccagttttattgcttgtttaaatcagaacaacagttttcagctgtgctaacataattgcaaaagggttttctaatgatcaattagccatttaaaatgataaacttggataggctaacacaacgtgccattggaacacaggagtgatggttgctgataatgggcctctgtacgcctatgtagatatttcataaagaatctgccatttccagctacaatttacaacattaacaatgtctacactgtatttctgatcaatttgatgttattttaatggacaaaaaatttgcttttctttcaaaacaaggacatttctaagtgaccccaaacctttgaacggtagtgtgcacacactaccgttcatatatatatatatattttacagcattaccaatattatttatatagATTGTAACCTTGTGGCACCCCTTTTTGTACCTGAAGGAACTCAGATTTGACCTCATCTACctcgatggcctgagttc
This is a stretch of genomic DNA from Salvelinus alpinus chromosome 11, SLU_Salpinus.1, whole genome shotgun sequence. It encodes these proteins:
- the tmem256 gene encoding transmembrane protein 256 isoform X1, translated to MATSLVVQRLAGVSGALAVAAGAYGAHGFKNKDPEDYSRVLNYPPQLYETANKYHFYHSIALLGASRCRKPAVAGTLLVLGTGAFCGSLYHQALTEDPVLRKLAPYGGMFLIAGWLAIAI
- the tmem256 gene encoding transmembrane protein 256 isoform X2; this translates as MATSLVVQRLAGVSGALAVAAGAYGAHGFKNKDPEDYSRVLYETANKYHFYHSIALLGASRCRKPAVAGTLLVLGTGAFCGSLYHQALTEDPVLRKLAPYGGMFLIAGWLAIAI